The following proteins are encoded in a genomic region of Desulfosporosinus youngiae DSM 17734:
- the ald gene encoding alanine dehydrogenase — translation MLIGVPKEIKNNESRVAITPAGVHAFTLTGHQVLVEKSAGEGSGITDQQYIDAGAQIADLAEDVWQADMIIKVKEPIPSEYGYFKPGQILYTYLHLAKEPELTKVLMEKQVAAIAYETIQLDNGSLPLLTPMSEVAGRMAIQIGAQLLEKPSGGKGVLLGGVPGVTPANVTIIGGGIVGTNAARMAVGLGAGVTIVEKSTQRLREIDEMFNGRVRTLASNPFNIANSVAKSDLLVGAVLIPGARAPHLVTEEMVKAMSPGSVLVDVAIDQGGSIATVDRVTTHDDPTYIKYGVVHYSVANIAGAVPRTSTYALTNVTLGYALEIVNKGFFKAIQENRSLRKGVNVINGKLTYKAVAESLNIMYTPLEEALL, via the coding sequence ATGCTGATTGGAGTACCTAAAGAGATTAAAAATAATGAAAGTCGGGTGGCTATTACCCCAGCTGGTGTCCATGCTTTTACGCTGACGGGGCATCAAGTTCTTGTGGAAAAGTCTGCTGGCGAAGGCAGTGGCATCACCGATCAACAGTATATTGATGCTGGTGCTCAGATCGCTGATTTAGCCGAAGATGTTTGGCAAGCCGATATGATTATTAAGGTTAAAGAACCCATCCCCTCTGAATATGGATATTTTAAACCCGGACAAATTCTATATACTTATTTGCATCTGGCTAAAGAACCTGAATTAACAAAGGTACTTATGGAAAAACAAGTCGCGGCGATAGCTTATGAAACCATCCAATTGGATAATGGTTCATTGCCTTTACTTACTCCTATGAGCGAAGTGGCCGGACGCATGGCGATTCAAATCGGTGCTCAATTACTGGAAAAACCAAGCGGCGGAAAAGGAGTTCTGCTTGGGGGAGTTCCCGGCGTTACTCCTGCAAACGTAACCATTATTGGCGGCGGAATTGTAGGTACAAATGCGGCAAGAATGGCTGTCGGACTAGGGGCAGGAGTTACAATTGTGGAAAAAAGCACACAGCGTTTAAGAGAAATTGATGAAATGTTTAACGGCCGAGTGAGAACTCTGGCTTCAAATCCCTTTAATATAGCGAACAGTGTTGCTAAATCGGATTTATTGGTTGGGGCAGTGCTTATTCCCGGTGCCCGTGCGCCTCATCTGGTTACAGAGGAGATGGTGAAAGCCATGTCGCCCGGAAGTGTCCTTGTCGATGTTGCAATCGACCAAGGAGGCAGCATTGCAACCGTTGACCGGGTTACAACTCATGATGATCCTACCTATATCAAATATGGAGTGGTTCATTACTCAGTGGCCAATATTGCTGGTGCAGTTCCCCGAACCTCAACTTATGCCTTGACCAATGTAACCCTTGGTTATGCACTTGAAATTGTCAATAAAGGATTTTTCAAAGCGATTCAAGAAAATCGGTCACTGCGTAAAGGGGTAAATGTTATCAATGGCAAGTTAACCTATAAAGCAGTCGCAGAATCACTGAATATAATGTATACTCCGCTGGAAGAAGCTTTGCTCTAG
- the xerD gene encoding site-specific tyrosine recombinase XerD, with protein sequence MTSEETLLKRYMTYLHVERGLSENTRQAYERDLRQLIIYLKQRGTDVSRCEGNDLFLFLLKLKENGKAPRTIARCNATLRGFFAFLLDEGLRNDNPSTYLVTPKLNQPLPKVLSEGTMDKLLQSEEETVLTLRNLAMLEVIYSSGLRVSELISLRVSDVSLDVGYVRCVGKGSKERIVPLGEPAIRNLERYLDGPRAHLCGKQTSDILFLNSHGRPLTRQGVVHILNKWGKEHHLEQRISPHMFRHSFATHLLDHGADLRSVQEMLGHADIATTQIYTHLTRKRLLDVFQKAHPRADHKIRE encoded by the coding sequence TTGACCTCCGAAGAAACGCTTTTGAAAAGATACATGACGTACTTGCATGTGGAGCGGGGGCTTTCAGAGAACACGAGGCAAGCGTATGAGCGTGATTTGCGCCAGCTGATAATTTACCTCAAGCAGCGGGGTACGGATGTCTCCCGCTGCGAGGGGAATGACTTGTTTTTATTTTTGCTGAAATTAAAAGAAAATGGCAAAGCACCTCGAACGATTGCACGATGTAATGCAACACTCCGAGGATTTTTCGCGTTTTTGCTGGATGAAGGGCTGCGGAACGATAATCCAAGTACTTATTTAGTGACTCCAAAGTTAAATCAGCCGCTTCCGAAGGTGTTGTCGGAAGGGACAATGGACAAACTATTGCAATCAGAGGAAGAAACGGTTTTAACTTTGAGAAATTTAGCTATGCTGGAAGTAATTTACAGCAGTGGACTTAGAGTTTCTGAACTGATTAGTTTACGGGTGTCGGATGTGTCATTGGATGTGGGTTATGTACGTTGTGTCGGGAAAGGGAGTAAGGAGCGGATTGTGCCGTTAGGTGAACCGGCGATCCGTAACTTGGAACGTTATTTAGATGGACCACGTGCGCATTTATGTGGTAAACAAACAAGCGATATCCTTTTTTTAAATAGCCATGGTCGTCCCTTGACCCGCCAAGGAGTTGTTCACATTCTTAATAAATGGGGAAAAGAACATCATCTTGAACAAAGGATTTCTCCGCACATGTTTCGGCATAGTTTCGCAACCCATCTCCTGGATCATGGAGCTGACCTGCGTTCTGTGCAGGAAATGCTGGGGCATGCGGACATTGCGACGACTCAAATTTATACTCATCTGACCCGGAAACGCTTGTTAGATGTCTTTCAGAAAGCCCATCCACGAGCGGATCATAAGATTAGGGAGTGA
- a CDS encoding phosphopentomutase: MPRRVILIVLDSVGIGELPDAGDYGDSGSYTLGNIARERGGLNLPHLEKLGLGRINSIIGVPAVPDPEGCFGKMAEQSSGKDTTSGHWEIAGVILERALPTFPHGFPKEFIKRYEEAIGRKVIGNEVASGTEIIQRLGEEHVRTGRPIVYTSADSVFQVAAHEEIIPLPELMRICQTARTMLTDELQVGRVIARPFLGEVGHFYRTSNRHDFALEPPHKILLEYIEERGLEVCAVGKIKDIYAGRGVTHHVTSKGNMESVDKTLDYMEKLEKGLIMTNLVDFDMLYGHRNDVEGYARALQEFDARLPEIYAALRSEDMLIITADHGCDPTMPSTDHSREYVPLLVYGPGLKKGVDLGVRSTFADLGATVAEYLETEPLKNGMSFYASIFEEDD; the protein is encoded by the coding sequence GTGCCGAGAAGAGTTATATTAATCGTTTTAGACAGTGTTGGAATCGGAGAACTGCCTGATGCAGGAGACTATGGGGACTCAGGAAGCTATACACTGGGCAACATTGCCCGGGAACGCGGCGGACTCAATTTACCTCATTTAGAGAAACTTGGACTAGGAAGAATAAATTCCATCATAGGGGTTCCGGCAGTTCCCGACCCTGAAGGCTGTTTCGGAAAAATGGCAGAACAATCATCAGGTAAGGATACAACCAGCGGACACTGGGAAATAGCCGGAGTGATCTTGGAGAGAGCCCTTCCGACCTTCCCCCATGGTTTTCCAAAGGAGTTTATTAAACGCTATGAGGAAGCGATCGGGAGAAAGGTGATTGGCAATGAAGTAGCCTCCGGAACGGAGATTATTCAGCGTCTTGGCGAAGAGCATGTGCGAACGGGAAGGCCCATTGTGTATACTTCGGCGGATTCAGTATTTCAAGTAGCAGCCCACGAAGAAATTATTCCGCTGCCGGAGCTGATGCGCATCTGTCAGACAGCACGTACTATGCTGACGGATGAACTTCAAGTTGGGCGCGTGATTGCCCGTCCCTTCCTTGGGGAAGTCGGACACTTCTATCGTACTTCCAATCGGCATGATTTTGCCCTGGAACCCCCTCATAAAATATTATTAGAATACATAGAGGAACGCGGACTGGAAGTCTGCGCAGTGGGTAAGATTAAGGATATCTATGCAGGCCGGGGTGTGACCCATCATGTGACTTCCAAGGGAAACATGGAGAGTGTTGATAAGACGCTGGATTATATGGAGAAACTTGAGAAGGGTCTGATTATGACCAATCTGGTTGATTTCGATATGCTTTATGGACATCGTAATGATGTGGAAGGGTATGCCCGGGCCCTTCAGGAGTTTGATGCCCGCTTACCGGAGATCTATGCAGCTCTGCGCTCAGAGGATATGCTGATTATTACAGCGGATCACGGGTGCGACCCAACCATGCCCAGTACGGATCACAGTAGGGAATATGTTCCGTTATTAGTTTACGGTCCGGGCTTGAAGAAGGGGGTTGACCTGGGTGTAAGATCAACCTTCGCAGATTTAGGAGCAACAGTGGCCGAATACCTGGAAACCGAACCGCTGAAAAATGGAATGAGCTTTTATGCATCAATATTTGAGGAGGATGATTAA
- a CDS encoding purine-nucleoside phosphorylase, giving the protein MTSEIEYNAKLDEARSYIMEQVPSLPELGIILGSGLGAFADLVENKVTIGYQDIPHFPISTVEGHAGQLVFGKVKGRSLVVMQGRFHYYEGYTMQEVTFPIRVMQVLGVKGLIVTNAAGGINPDFQAGDLILIKDHLNLMGENPLRGPNLAKLGPRFPDLSEAYNSEWRQKALALMPDYEIRPQEGVYAGMSGPSYETPAEIRYSRSIGADMVGMSTVPEVIVANHGGMKVLGISCVTNMAAGILPQKLSHGEVMETAERVGKKFVNFVEGLMKVL; this is encoded by the coding sequence ATGACTTCGGAAATAGAATATAATGCTAAACTGGACGAAGCACGTAGTTACATTATGGAGCAAGTCCCTTCCCTTCCCGAGCTCGGCATTATTTTAGGCTCAGGGTTAGGGGCGTTTGCAGATTTAGTAGAGAATAAAGTAACCATTGGTTACCAAGATATTCCCCATTTCCCGATTTCAACGGTCGAAGGGCATGCCGGGCAATTAGTTTTCGGCAAGGTAAAAGGCCGGTCCCTGGTGGTTATGCAGGGACGCTTTCACTACTATGAAGGGTATACAATGCAGGAAGTAACCTTTCCGATTCGGGTTATGCAGGTCTTAGGAGTAAAGGGTCTGATTGTAACAAATGCAGCCGGAGGAATAAATCCTGATTTTCAAGCAGGGGATTTAATACTTATCAAAGACCATCTCAACCTAATGGGGGAAAATCCTTTGCGCGGGCCGAATCTGGCAAAACTAGGTCCTCGTTTTCCGGACCTGAGTGAGGCCTATAATTCTGAGTGGCGTCAAAAGGCCTTAGCGCTCATGCCGGATTATGAAATTCGTCCCCAAGAAGGGGTTTATGCAGGGATGAGCGGTCCCAGCTATGAAACTCCGGCTGAAATTCGCTATTCTCGCTCGATTGGCGCGGATATGGTCGGCATGAGTACAGTTCCGGAAGTGATTGTTGCTAATCACGGAGGTATGAAGGTCTTAGGGATTTCGTGTGTAACTAATATGGCTGCTGGAATTTTGCCTCAAAAACTTAGCCATGGGGAAGTTATGGAGACGGCCGAACGGGTCGGGAAAAAATTTGTAAACTTTGTAGAGGGGCTGATGAAGGTACTTTAG
- a CDS encoding pyrimidine-nucleoside phosphorylase yields the protein MRVVDIIQKKKRGEAITENEINFIVQGYVNEEIPDYQMSAFLMAVYFKGMNKKEIADLTLAFVESGDRNDLSAIHGVKVDKHSSGGVGDKLSLVIIPLVASVGVPVAKMSGRGLGHTGGTIDKLEAIEGFKTVLDRETFINNVNNYKMAIVGQSANLTPADKKIYALRDVTATVDSIPLIASSIMSKKIASGADCIVLDVKVGSGAFMKSIDEAVELARTMVEIGKSLNKKTIAVVTDMNQPLGHEVGNANEVKEAIEILKGNGSEDETTIALTLASYMTVLGGAFKDFDTAYQELRRIIKSGKAVEKFKELLSIQGGNPEVVNDPNILPQSKYHIEIKSSESGYVSAIDAESIGITAMLLGAGREKKDDPIDFSAGVTMVKKVGDKVNPGDVLCILHTNLEDRQKAGQIAKGAYSFSLQKPEPGKYIHEVIQ from the coding sequence TTGAGAGTTGTAGATATAATTCAGAAGAAAAAACGCGGTGAAGCTATAACTGAAAATGAAATTAACTTCATTGTGCAAGGATATGTAAATGAGGAAATTCCCGACTACCAGATGTCGGCGTTTTTGATGGCAGTTTACTTTAAGGGTATGAATAAAAAGGAAATTGCTGATCTTACGTTAGCCTTTGTAGAGTCTGGTGATAGGAACGATTTATCAGCTATCCATGGAGTTAAAGTTGACAAGCATTCTTCAGGAGGCGTAGGTGATAAGCTTAGTCTTGTAATCATTCCGCTTGTTGCATCTGTTGGAGTTCCGGTAGCAAAAATGTCGGGGAGAGGGCTTGGACATACCGGCGGAACCATCGACAAACTAGAAGCAATTGAAGGTTTTAAAACGGTGTTAGACAGGGAAACATTTATTAACAACGTTAATAACTATAAGATGGCAATAGTGGGACAGAGTGCTAATTTAACACCGGCAGATAAGAAAATATATGCACTCAGGGATGTGACTGCAACAGTGGACAGTATACCTCTAATTGCCAGCAGTATTATGAGCAAAAAGATTGCTTCCGGTGCCGACTGTATAGTGCTTGACGTTAAAGTTGGTTCAGGTGCATTTATGAAGTCAATTGATGAAGCCGTTGAACTGGCAAGGACTATGGTTGAGATAGGGAAGTCATTAAATAAAAAAACAATCGCCGTTGTAACGGATATGAATCAGCCACTCGGACATGAGGTTGGAAATGCCAATGAAGTTAAAGAGGCCATTGAAATACTGAAGGGAAACGGGTCAGAGGATGAGACCACAATAGCGTTAACTCTGGCATCATACATGACCGTGTTAGGAGGAGCTTTTAAAGACTTTGATACCGCTTATCAAGAGCTAAGACGAATCATAAAATCAGGTAAAGCTGTTGAAAAGTTTAAAGAGTTGTTGAGTATACAAGGCGGAAATCCGGAGGTTGTTAATGACCCAAACATTCTCCCGCAAAGTAAGTATCACATTGAAATTAAATCTTCAGAGAGTGGCTACGTTTCCGCTATTGATGCCGAAAGTATAGGAATTACCGCTATGCTGTTAGGAGCGGGCAGAGAAAAGAAAGACGATCCAATTGATTTTTCAGCAGGAGTTACAATGGTGAAAAAGGTTGGAGATAAAGTTAATCCAGGGGATGTTCTTTGTATCCTGCACACTAATCTTGAAGACCGCCAAAAAGCCGGTCAAATAGCAAAAGGGGCATATTCTTTCAGCCTTCAGAAACCGGAGCCCGGTAAGTACATTCATGAAGTGATACAATGA
- a CDS encoding CoA-binding protein: protein MAREKTIYPLAEGLSTQDTYAVLGNAQKFQKHKHAWKAWRALKDFGCVVYPVAEGLARIDGSKVYSNLAELTDKVSVVVPCLLPENLKSLVQDAVLAGCGKIWFQEQTWSRELQQECDSAGIEVIRGCVLRHRIYPSKISLRYLSPCYWHGLRDVKVPVKKFGRY from the coding sequence ATGGCGCGCGAGAAAACGATTTATCCTTTGGCAGAGGGGTTATCAACTCAGGATACATATGCGGTTTTGGGAAATGCTCAAAAATTTCAAAAGCATAAGCATGCCTGGAAGGCTTGGCGGGCATTGAAAGATTTTGGATGTGTTGTTTATCCCGTTGCGGAAGGTTTGGCACGCATAGACGGAAGCAAGGTTTATTCCAACTTAGCGGAGCTGACAGATAAGGTTTCGGTCGTCGTCCCGTGCCTGCTCCCGGAAAACCTTAAGTCGTTAGTACAGGATGCTGTTTTGGCAGGATGCGGTAAGATTTGGTTCCAGGAACAAACCTGGAGCCGGGAGCTCCAACAAGAGTGCGACAGCGCAGGGATCGAGGTAATTCGGGGGTGTGTGCTCAGACATAGAATCTATCCATCTAAAATAAGCCTTCGGTATCTCAGTCCCTGTTATTGGCATGGGCTGAGAGATGTGAAAGTACCGGTGAAGAAGTTCGGAAGGTATTAA
- a CDS encoding D-alanyl-D-alanine carboxypeptidase family protein — MRKVLAIVLAIGIVLGNIGLANVKPVQGVEIETEATSAILMDAVSGRILYEKESHKELPPASVTKIMTLLVAAEAIEQEKVKLTDTVTASENACKLGGSQIYLEPGETFSLEQMLIAIAVGSANDGCVAVAEHINGTHEAFVEDMNRKAQELGLKNTHFVNAYGLPAEGHYTSAYDLAIIAKEVLKYPLIRKLTSIKEYDLREGKFKLYNTNKLLWWYPGADGLKTGWTNEAKYCLASTVERNGLRLICVVMGVPQVRGHFAESMKIYNYGFAKYEFKQFAPAEEKQGVVKVTKGVEDEITAVTETALGATVEKGKDKNFWVETKLNPEISAPIEKGQKIGEVLLYQNDQLQATVNLIADHAVARAGLVDQLTRTMKGVFGF; from the coding sequence ATGCGCAAAGTTTTAGCAATTGTTTTAGCCATAGGGATTGTTCTTGGGAACATAGGTTTGGCGAACGTAAAGCCGGTACAGGGAGTTGAGATTGAGACTGAAGCAACTAGTGCGATTTTGATGGATGCAGTTTCTGGTCGAATATTGTATGAAAAAGAATCACATAAGGAATTACCACCGGCCAGTGTCACTAAGATTATGACCTTATTGGTTGCTGCAGAGGCAATTGAGCAAGAAAAGGTGAAGCTGACAGACACTGTAACGGCCAGTGAAAATGCTTGTAAATTAGGCGGTTCTCAGATCTACCTTGAACCAGGAGAAACGTTTTCGTTAGAGCAGATGTTAATTGCTATAGCCGTTGGCTCGGCCAATGATGGCTGTGTGGCAGTAGCCGAACATATTAACGGTACCCATGAAGCCTTTGTAGAAGACATGAATCGCAAAGCTCAGGAATTGGGATTGAAAAACACGCATTTTGTTAATGCTTATGGGCTCCCTGCCGAAGGGCATTATACGAGCGCCTATGATTTAGCGATAATTGCTAAGGAAGTTCTTAAATATCCTCTGATCCGTAAGTTGACCAGCATTAAAGAATACGACTTACGGGAAGGGAAGTTTAAGCTTTACAATACAAACAAATTATTATGGTGGTACCCTGGAGCAGATGGTCTTAAAACCGGCTGGACGAATGAGGCTAAGTATTGCCTGGCTTCAACGGTTGAGAGAAACGGCTTGCGCTTGATTTGTGTCGTAATGGGTGTACCCCAAGTCAGAGGACATTTTGCCGAATCAATGAAAATCTACAACTACGGCTTTGCTAAATATGAATTTAAACAGTTTGCCCCTGCTGAAGAGAAACAAGGAGTCGTTAAAGTTACCAAAGGGGTAGAAGATGAAATAACTGCGGTTACGGAAACAGCTTTAGGAGCAACTGTGGAAAAAGGAAAAGATAAAAATTTCTGGGTCGAGACTAAGCTGAACCCAGAAATTAGTGCACCTATTGAGAAGGGTCAAAAGATAGGGGAAGTACTGCTTTATCAGAATGATCAGTTACAAGCGACCGTAAATTTAATAGCGGATCACGCGGTGGCAAGGGCAGGCTTAGTTGATCAATTGACACGGACCATGAAAGGTGTCTTCGGTTTCTAA
- the sigF gene encoding RNA polymerase sporulation sigma factor SigF: MIQRLSEMNLPHFPLLSDKEMMEYLHAAKEGDTEARERLINCNLKLIFNLVQRFAHRGYEMEDLFQIGTIGLIKAIDKFDFSYGVKFSTYAVPMIIGEIRRFLRDDHPVKVPRSYKELVYKVNRARDELSATLGREATIGEIAANIGVDRDEIVAALEAIQSPTSIYDTLYQDDSDPIYVLDQLSEEKGPDSSWFEKIALNEVLDKLPEREKRVLLMRFFEDKTQSQIASLLNLSQVQISRIERAALLRIRQLAEINDRSNLEKDDG; this comes from the coding sequence ATGATTCAACGACTATCAGAAATGAATTTACCCCACTTTCCGTTGCTCTCGGATAAAGAGATGATGGAATACCTTCATGCCGCCAAAGAAGGAGATACTGAGGCCCGGGAACGCCTGATTAATTGCAACCTGAAGCTGATTTTTAACTTAGTTCAACGTTTTGCACATCGAGGGTATGAAATGGAGGACCTCTTTCAGATTGGAACGATCGGTTTAATTAAAGCGATCGACAAATTTGACTTCTCCTATGGGGTTAAGTTTTCAACCTATGCAGTCCCCATGATTATTGGGGAAATACGACGTTTTCTCCGGGATGATCACCCTGTTAAAGTTCCCCGCTCCTATAAGGAACTTGTGTATAAAGTAAATCGCGCTCGGGATGAACTCTCTGCCACCTTAGGCAGAGAAGCAACCATCGGGGAAATTGCAGCTAATATTGGAGTTGACCGGGATGAGATCGTCGCGGCTCTTGAAGCTATCCAAAGCCCCACTTCCATCTACGATACCCTTTATCAAGACGACTCGGATCCCATCTACGTTCTCGATCAACTCTCTGAAGAAAAGGGGCCTGATTCCAGTTGGTTCGAAAAAATTGCCCTCAACGAAGTCTTGGACAAGCTGCCTGAAAGAGAAAAACGTGTCCTTCTGATGCGATTTTTTGAGGACAAAACCCAGAGCCAAATCGCCAGCCTGCTTAATCTCTCTCAAGTTCAGATTTCTCGCATTGAACGGGCAGCACTCCTAAGAATCCGCCAATTAGCCGAGATCAACGACCGGTCGAACTTAGAAAAAGACGACGGTTAG
- the spoIIAB gene encoding anti-sigma F factor has translation MKSNQITLSFSSIAENVSIARLLIASVGGQLDLSLNDIEELKVAVSEAVSNSIIHGYKNVPDNIVYLDLDITNNTLTIVVKDEGCGISDVEQAMQPAYSTDPERMGLGFVFMQSFMDELQVESALEEGTTVTMKKHFKQTPISSH, from the coding sequence ATGAAATCGAACCAAATAACCCTCTCGTTTTCGAGTATTGCCGAAAATGTTAGTATTGCCCGTTTACTCATTGCTTCTGTCGGAGGGCAGCTGGATCTATCACTTAATGATATCGAAGAACTCAAGGTCGCAGTTTCTGAGGCAGTTTCGAATTCCATCATCCACGGATACAAGAATGTCCCTGACAACATTGTTTACCTTGATCTGGATATCACCAATAACACCCTTACAATCGTTGTAAAGGATGAAGGATGTGGAATTTCCGACGTCGAGCAAGCCATGCAGCCTGCTTATAGTACGGATCCTGAGCGAATGGGCCTGGGCTTTGTCTTCATGCAATCTTTCATGGACGAGCTTCAAGTAGAATCAGCACTTGAAGAAGGAACAACGGTAACCATGAAGAAGCACTTCAAGCAAACACCCATCTCCTCTCATTAG